One Streptomyces sp. NBC_01217 genomic region harbors:
- the whiG gene encoding RNA polymerase sigma factor WhiG, with protein MPQHTSGSDRAAVPPAARGTVRPPAPSSLDELWRSYKSTGDERLREQLILHYSPLVKYVAGRVSVGLPSNVEQADFVSSGVFGLIDAIEKFDIERAIKFETYAITRIRGAMIDELRALDWIPRSVRQKARAVERAYATLEAQLRRTPSEPEVAAEMGIALEELHAVFSQLSLANVVALEELLHVGGEGGDRLSLMDTLEDTAADNPVEVAEDRELRRLLARAINTLPEREKTVVTLYYYEGLTLAEIGNVLGVTESRVSQIHTKSVLQLRAKLADAGR; from the coding sequence ATGCCCCAGCACACCTCCGGGTCTGACCGCGCGGCAGTACCACCGGCTGCGCGTGGCACTGTGCGCCCCCCTGCCCCCTCCTCGCTCGACGAGTTGTGGCGTTCATACAAGTCCACGGGCGACGAGCGGCTGCGGGAGCAGCTGATCCTGCACTACTCGCCGTTGGTGAAGTACGTCGCGGGCCGGGTGAGTGTGGGCCTGCCTTCCAACGTCGAGCAGGCGGACTTCGTCTCCTCGGGGGTGTTCGGACTCATCGACGCGATCGAGAAGTTCGACATCGAGCGCGCGATCAAGTTCGAGACATACGCGATCACCCGCATCCGCGGCGCGATGATCGACGAACTCCGGGCGCTGGACTGGATCCCCCGCTCCGTGCGCCAGAAGGCACGGGCCGTGGAACGCGCGTACGCCACGCTGGAGGCGCAGCTGCGGCGCACCCCCTCCGAGCCGGAGGTCGCCGCCGAGATGGGCATCGCACTGGAGGAACTGCACGCGGTTTTCAGCCAGTTGTCGCTGGCGAACGTGGTCGCCCTGGAGGAGCTGCTGCATGTCGGCGGCGAGGGCGGCGACCGGCTGAGCCTGATGGACACGCTGGAGGACACCGCCGCCGACAACCCGGTGGAGGTCGCCGAGGACCGCGAGCTCAGACGGCTGCTCGCCCGGGCGATCAATACGCTTCCCGAGCGCGAGAAGACCGTCGTCACGCTCTACTACTACGAGGGCCTCACCCTCGCCGAGATCGGCAATGTGCTCGGAGTCACCGAGAGCCGGGTCAGCCAGATCCACACCAAATCGGTCCTGCAACTGCGCGCGAAACTGGCCGACGCCGGACGCTGA
- a CDS encoding TetR/AcrR family transcriptional regulator gives MAEHRTMQRGALLDAARSLLSEGGTEALTFPALAERTGLARSSIYEYFRSRAAVVEELCTVDFPVWAAEVETAMEQATTPEGKIEAYVRRQLDLVGDRRHRAVVAISASELDKGAREKIRAAHGGLIAMIVEALGDLGHEQPRLAAMLLQGSVDAAVRRIELGVAEEPGVIADTAVAMILRGVQGVRD, from the coding sequence GTGGCCGAGCACCGGACCATGCAGCGCGGCGCCCTCCTGGACGCCGCACGCTCCCTGCTGTCCGAGGGCGGTACGGAGGCGTTGACCTTCCCCGCCCTCGCCGAACGCACGGGCCTCGCCAGGTCCTCCATCTATGAGTACTTCCGCTCCCGCGCGGCCGTCGTCGAAGAGCTCTGCACCGTCGACTTCCCCGTCTGGGCGGCCGAGGTCGAGACCGCCATGGAGCAGGCGACCACGCCCGAGGGAAAGATCGAGGCCTACGTACGCCGGCAGCTCGACCTCGTCGGGGACCGCCGCCACCGCGCGGTCGTCGCGATCTCGGCGAGCGAGCTGGACAAGGGCGCACGCGAGAAGATCCGGGCCGCGCACGGCGGGCTGATCGCCATGATTGTCGAGGCGCTCGGCGATCTGGGCCACGAGCAGCCGAGGCTGGCGGCGATGCTGCTGCAGGGCTCGGTGGACGCGGCGGTGCGGCGTATCGAACTCGGCGTGGCGGAGGAGCCGGGCGTGATCGCGGACACCGCCGTTGCCATGATCCTGCGAGGCGTGCAGGGCGTACGGGACTGA